The genomic DNA TAATACATTTTTGAATGTTATTGAGTTTTTCGCGAAGTTCCCTTTGGTTTTCCTCTATTTCTCTAATATTTTTCTTCTCGGCGGATATTTTTTTTAGAATTTCCGCATTCTTTTGAGTATAATCTTTTTGGATACCGTTGAAAATATCGCCGGTTTTACGCTTGTTGTCCAGCAAAAGCGAGTTTATTATCCGTCGGCTTATTTCAGAGTATTTTTCATCCGAAAGTTCGAAAGTAATTATTTTTATCTTATCGATTTTCGGCGTAAAAAACGAAAAACTATCCCAACTTTTCTTTACTGACGATATTTTTTTCATAAAATTTTCGTTTTCAGAGAAATCTTTTTTCAAATTTTCAAAAGAATTTTCTACCGAATTTAATTCATCGTTTAAACGGTTTTTAATAGAGTTTACGATTTCATCTATCGCTTTAAACGAAATGGAAAGCTTTCTTTCGAGCGCTTCAGAAAGCGAAAAATACTTTTCTCTTTTCAAAAAACCGATAACTTCGTTTTTTATTACATCCATACCGGTTTCGTTTTTTGCCGATACGCAAAGAAACCATCCGCTTACATCTATATTAAGTTTACTTTTAAGCGTTTTTTTTACAAAATCGGTCGTCATCGCCAAATCGGCTTCGCTAAGCAAATCAATTTTATTGAATACAAAAAATATTCTGCTTGCCTGCGGAATTATCTGCTTAATAAAATTCAATTCCATCTGCGTTATAGGCAAATCGGCGCTTAATATAAAAAACACGGCGTCACACTGCGACAAAACGGCAAGAGTGGCTTTAGTATTATGAACATGCGTGGAACCGAATCCCGGCGTATCGATTATCGTCGTCGAGCCTGCAAGAAATTCGCTATTGCAAAACACTTCCGCTCTTGTAACGCCCAATTTATTTTCAGGATTGGCGCTTTCCGTAACAAAACCGCTCAATATTTCTTTGACGTTTTCTTCTTTCGCTTCTTTTTTAGAATTATCCGCGAATGAAATCACCGCTTTTGTTTCGTCGCCGAAACGAATTTCCGTAGGAATAGCCGTAAGCGGCAATACGGAAGTAGGAAGCAAATCTTTTTTTATTAACTTGTTTATAAAAGTCGATTTTCCGCGATTAAACTGCCCTATAATCGCTATATGGATTTCTCCTGAAAAAAGCCGACTGCGTATTTGCGATAAAATTTGCAACTGCTGTGAAACTAACTTCTCGTTCTTAATCGTTTCAAGATTAAGAACTAAATTGTCTATGATTTCGTCAAAAGATACTTCCGTTTGTTTCATCTCAAAAAATACTTACTCTCTGCCTTGTCTTATCGACTCCTGCCTCAGTTCTTCAACATCTACTATCGGTTCTCCCAAATGTAAATACATAAATTCGGCGTCAGAAGACAAATTACAGCCGGGTTGATTTTGCAGAATCCATCTGTAATTCATAGCCGCAAACGGATACTTTTCCAACTGCTCCGCATAGACATATCCTATCATAAAAAACACCTCGCACCATTTGGAATTCGCTCCGCCGTAAAGTAAATATTTTCTATATGAATTTATTGATTCCGTATATGATTTTGCGTCTGTCTGCAACTTCGCCAACTCCAAAAACGCATTTTTCCCTTCAGGAGAATACAAATACCATTCCGTCAGGTCCCGATAAAGTTTTTTCGCCCTTTCCGTGTTTTGGTTCGCCGCTAAACTGTCCGCTTCCGATTTTATTTGAGACGGCGATTTGCCGAATATGTCAACATAATCTTTCTGCATAAGGACAACGTTCGCCTTTGCACGTTTTTGATGAATATATTCAATTATTTTCGCTTCATACATCTCCGTTTTTATCGTATCGGAATAATTTTCAATCTCTTCCTGAGAAATGTCAAACGACGGATTTTTCATTTTGTCCGCAATCGCAAATTTTATAAAGTCCTGATTAGGCGTAAAATCGCTCTTTATTTTATCGCCTAAAACTTCATTAACATAATGACGCACGATTTCATATTTTTCAAACTGTTCTTTAAGTTTTTTATAACCTTCAGCCTTTACATAACCGGAACTTTTCGCCTCGTCCGCAAACAAAATCCATGATACCATTTTTGCGACGACCAAATCTTCGGAAACGTTTTGCCCTTTGGCTATCCAACTCATAACAACATTCAGTTCGGGTTCTGAAATCAATTTTCCCGCGCCCACAAGTTCGGATTTTGTATTATATTTTGGGAAATCCGCTCCAAACCTCTTCTTGTAAAGAATATCTCTGAAAAACGCCGCTCTATCGCCGGCCATCTGCTCAAACCATTTTGTTTTAAGATCTTCTTCGGAAAACCCCGGATAAATCGCCGAAAATTCAGAAGAAGGCGGATATTTAGTCAAAAACAATTTTTTTATTATCGAAATCCTCGCCCGATTAAAATCCATCGAATCGCTTTGCCCCAAACCAAATTCCATTAATAATTCGTTTTTATGTTTTTTATAATAAGCGTAAATTTCTTCGTCGGCGGCTCCCATGTTTTTATCTATAACGCCTACTTGATATATTTGTCCGGGAATGTAGATTTCTTTCCATTTCCATTCCAAACCGTTCATAACTTGCTTTTTATACTCTTGCGCTTCCTGATATAAAACCTGAGTTTCTATGAAAAGGGTCGTAGTATTACGACTTCCGGGGAATCTTCCTCTCATTTCTCTCACAGGATGATGATATTGCATACTGCTGAAAGCGATAAGGTCTCCTATGCTGTAAGTCTTTTTCGCTATCGTTCCAAACGGCGCGGTAAGTTCGTCGGCGGAGGATTTTACGTCGCGTCCGTTTTTTTTGGCGCAGCAAAAAACCAAAACGGAAACACATAAACAAAGCGTCAATCCAAATTTCTTCATTATAACCTACCTTTTATTTTTTCATCAAAGCGGCAAGCGCTTCGTCCGTATTTTTATAAACATTTAACGATGTCGACGCCCCTATAATATCAATTACGTCTTTAATATTATCGTTTATATTGCAAATAGCAAAGACGCCGCCTTTAAACCGAACGGTTTTGGTTATATTCAAAAAAGCTCCCAGACCGGTACTGTTAATATACCTTAAATTTTCCAAATCGGCAATAATATTTATTTTTCCGTCATAGTTCAAAATATCAAATATCGTATTTGAAAAAATCGTTGAAGTAGTCGAGTCGATATCGCCTTTAACTTTTACAATGACCCCGTCATTAACATTTTCCACATCCGTCTTCAAAATCTCAATCTGCGTTTGCATAATCAGATTCCCCTTTCTTTTTTACCACATGAACCCACGTTCCGTCAAATGAACTGTTTATCTCAAAATCATCTGAAAGTTTTTTTACCAAAGCCAAACCCCTCCCTCTGAAATCGTTTTCGGTTTTATTGGGGGAATCGGCCCATTTTTCCATACTTTTTTCTATCTCGTGTCCGGTTTTCCCTTTCATCGCTTTGAAAGAATATCCGTTATAAACATTTATCTCTACTTTGTTTTCTCCAATGGAACATAGAACTTCTATAGCTTTACATTCGTCTTGAGCCCCGTGTTCTATCGCGTTGTTACACAACTCGTCCACTATCATCTCTATCTGAAACACCGTTTTCTTTGAAATCCCGCACAATTCCGCAAAATCCGATACACAGCCTCTTATAGACGGCACAAACTCCAAATCCGCGGGTATTCTTATATTAACGGTATCGCGGTTTTTACAAAAATCCCAATAAAAATAATTTATTGCATCGTTTACATTGTAAAAGAATTTTAAAAAAGTACTTTGTTTTGTCACTTCTATCTTTTTTTGCAAATTTCTTGAGCGTCCAACAAAACACAACTTATGAAAATACTTTATCCCTATTTTACTTGCAAAATCAAATATTTTCAAGAGAACGTCGTCGGGAATATCGTCGGCAGCCCCTGCGTCCAAAATCACAAACTTACGGGAAGAAGAAACTATTTTTTCAAAACAACTGAAAAGTTCCGCGCCGCTTTCAAAATTCTCGTCTTCAAGAAATCTTAAAAACGCGACTTCGTCAAATTCTTCGCTTAAAAGTACCGACGGCATTTAATCTACCTTTACGGCTCGTGTTATTTTGACATTTGTAATCCTGCCGCCGCGCAACCGCAATATCGCGCTGTCAGAATATCTTTCAATCAGACATATTTCGGGGGAACCTATGCCGAACTCCTGCAGTATTCCGCCTTCTTCCGTACAGATAACGTTATTTTCCGAACTGTTTTGCTCCAAAATATCAAACAAAAGTCCGTCTCCGCCTATCTCAAATTTTATATCAAGCCAAGATCCTGTCGTCTGTTTTTTTATCATATTAGAAATCTTACCGCACAATTCGTCGATAACTATTTCCATTTGATACAAAAATCCGCTGCCTAAACCATAAGCCATCAGCACTTCTACGATATACCTTCTCGCTAAAGGAATATATTTTTCAAGCGCCGGAATCGACAGTAAAAAACACTTGCTATTCTTCGCCGTACAGGACATACGCTTCATCCTCGGAAGATAACATCTTTTTTTTAACAAGCGTTTCAATCAACCGGCATTCCGCCGCAAGCAAAACGGTAAACGACGGCGTATCTCCAAAAATATCCGTGAATTTTTTCGTTTGAGCGTTTTTCTCGGAAATGTTTCGCAAAGAATCCAGAACACATTCCATAACGTACATTATTTCACCGTAAGTTACGTTTCCGTCGCGGTATTCTTTGAAATCTTCAATGGCTTTCAAAAATAAACCGTTAAGTTTATCAAACTCTTCTTTGCTGTCGAAAACGTTGTTTAATTTCTGATCTTGCACTGTTTTCCTCTCCTTCTGCAAAAAGATATCGTTGGCAAAAATAATATCGGCGCAAGTTTAACACGGTCATTTTCTTAAAGATACGGCGATTTCCAGCATATCAAAACCTTGCGCAACGACATTTTTAAGCAAATCCGCGTTTATTTTTTTTATGTCGTCGGAAGAAATATTAACTCTGGATTCAAGCGAATGCCAAAAAACCAACCCTTTCTTAATCGTCGAAACGCTTGACGCTCTTGCAAAAAACAACTCTTTTTGCGTGTTGGCGTCATAAAACAAATAGTTGGCTTTAAGTTTTCCCTCGATTCCCGCTCCCGCTCCGAAAATGGCTCTGCGAACCGCCGCAACTCGATATTCTTCAACGTCGATTAAAAGAACTATCGTATTTTGCAATTCATGTTTTTTCAATTCTTCAAAAAACACCGAATCGATTACTATTTTATTATTCAAGAATAATTTTCTGCACACGCGCATCGAAAATTCCTTAGGAATAAACTCGGCGTTTATTTCCCGCCCTAAATGCGTTCTTACCATCTCTTCAAAAGTATCGCGAAGCTCGGGTATTTCTCCGGATTGAATCCCGACAAAAACGATCTTGTGAATTTTCGCGTCATTTTTTTCAACGGTAAAAGCGTCCTCAATAACAAAGGGGTTTTCAAAAGCGGCGGAATCTATCTCTTCTAAAAAAATTTCATCGGATATTTCATTTTCCGTAATTTCCTGCGGCGATTGTAAAACGCTGTCCGCATGCGCTGAAACGCTGTCTATCCGCAACGCGTCGTTTTCTTGTGCAAACAAGCAAAACGCAGTCGTAAACAATATCGATATTTTTTTCATTTTAACCTCGCTTTACACAAACTTTAAGCGTCGGAAATATAATATTTGCGCAAAAACAAAAAGAGGCGCGTTTTGCGCCTCTCTAAAGAAAAACCTATTCAAACTCAAAAATAAGAAACGCAAGCGGCGGCAAATCAATTTCAAGGGTAAATTCTTTGCCTTGCGACGATTCTTTTTTCGTTGAAATCGCCTTTGAGCCGTTTCCTAATCCCTCTCCTCCGTATTCGGCGGCGTTTGAGTTGAAAACTTCTTTGAAGCGGGCGTCGTAAGAAATTCCCAAACGATAGCCGTAACGAATGACCGGTGTGAAATTAAACGCAAACAGAAATTTTTTCTTCTGCGATTTGGACTTGCGGACAAACGCGATTACACAGTTGTCGCGGTCGTTATAATCAACCCATTCAAAACCCTCGTGCGAAATATCGTCTTCCCACATCGCGCAGTTTTTAACGTAAAATCCGTTCAAGTCTTTAACCATTTTATTGATTTTTGAATGATAAACTCCGTTAACGCTTTCGTCAAGCAAGAACCAGTCGATTTGACGCTTTTCGTACCATTCGTTTCGCATACCGAATTCCGCGCCCATAAAGCAGATTTTTTTGCCGGGATGCCCATACATAAATCCGTACAACAAACGCAGATTTGCAAATTTTTTCCAATCGTCGCCGGGCATTTTTTCAAGCAAACTTCTTTTTCCGTGTACAACTTCGTCATGCGAAAGAACAAGCATAAATTTTTCGGAAAACGCATACCACAAGCAATACGTCAAATCGCCCTGATGGTATTTTCTATTGACAGGGTCTTGTTTGAAATAATCCAGAGTGTCGTGCATCCAACCCATATTCCACTTAAACGAGAAGCCGAGCCCGCCGTATTCGACAGGGGCGGTTACGCCCGGAAACATAGTAGATTCTTCGGCGATTGTTATTACTCCGGGAAACGAATTATGGACGACCCAATTTACTTGTTGCAAAAACCCTATCGCTTCCAAATTTTCGTTGCCGCCGTGAGCGTTGGGAAGCCATTCGCCATGCTTTCTGCTGTAATCTCGATAAAGCATACTCGCGACCGCGTCGATTCTCAAACCGTCTATGTGATATTGTGAAATCCAATAAACCGCGTTCGCCACCAAAAAATTGCGTACTTCGTGCCGCCCGTAATTGAAAATAAGCGTTCCCCAGTCTCTGTGTTCGCCTTCTCGCGGATCTGAATGCTCGTACAAATGCGTCCCGTCAAAAAACGACAGAGCGTATTCGTCTTTTGGGAAATGCCCCGGCACCCAATCCAAAATTACTCCGATGTTGTTTTGGTGAAGAATATCCACCAAATATTGAAAGTCCTGCGGAGATCCGAAGCGGTGATTTACCGCATAAAACCCTCCTACCTGATAGCCCCAACTGGGCACAAACGGATGATCTTGCACGGGCATAAATTCTACGTGCGTGTATCCCATTTCTTTTATGTACGGAACAAGAAGTTTGGCGATTTCGCGGTAATTGTAATAATCGCCTTCTTCGTTGCGACCGCTTTTTTTCCAACTTCCCAAATGCATTTCATAAATAGACATAGGTTCTCTATGCCACTGACCTTTGTCTTGACGACTCAAAATCCACTCCTGGTCGCTCCACTTGTAATTTTTGGTGGAACTTACGACCGAACCGTGATAAGGAAAAGCCTGCTGCGATATTCCGTAAGGGTCGGCTTTAAGAACCAAATGCCCGGAACCGGCTTTTCTTATTTCGTATTTGTAAACCGTTCCCTCTTTAAGCGCAGGGATGAAAATTTCCCAAACGCCCGAACTTCCAATCGGACGCATCGGATGGGCGCGCCCGTCCCATAAATTAAAATCGCCGACAACGGCGACTCTTTGGGCGTTTGGCGCCCAAACCGCAAAATGCACTCCTTCAACGCCGTCTATCGACATTAAATGAGAACCCATCTTTTCAAAAATATAGCGATTATTGCCTTCGTTGAACAAATACAAATCCTCGTCGGTAAGAACCGGAAGAAACGAATACGGGTCGGCGGTTCTTTTTATAAACCCGTCGCCGTAATAAATTTCCAGTTCGTATTTGAAAACTTTCTTTTTATCTTCAAGCAAGAGAGTAAAGACAGGCGTTCCTTCTATATGAAACATATCGGCGATGAACTTTCCCTTACCGTCATAAACCTTAACGCAAGCCGCTCCGTAATAAACGGCGCGAATGGAAACGCCTCTGTCGCAGGGATGCATACCCAAAATCGAAAAAGGGTCTCTAACCGAACTGCCGCACAACGCCGCTATGTCGCCGTCTGATAAAACTCCGTTTATATCCGCACTCATTTAAACCCTCCGTAGAAATTTTAAATAATAACCGTCAATAGCAAATATAACTTAATACCGAGACAAAATGCAAAGATTTTGTAATCTTTCGACAAACTAATCGACAAAGTGCGAAATAATATGTTTTTAATAAAAACTTGCGGAAGTTATTTATGAATAATGATTTTACGTTAATTTTTGATACTTATGATTGATTTTTCGTATTTGCTTTGAACATTATATTATTTTGCCCTGATAACATGGAAAATATATGTTTTGAGAGGTGGATATTGAGTAAGCACGGTTGGTTTATAGGATCATTAGCTTTGAGTTGCATTCCTATTTATGCGGATTTCGTATCTTATTTTTTACATTCGTATTGTGGACTATCACCCAGAGATATTATGGCGGCGGCTATTTGTGTAGTTACTGTTTCTTATTTTGAAATCGACAGATATGGAAACTCTGCAGAATTTATAATGAAGATATTGTTTGTAGCCATTGCCGTGTTTGCTGTTTCTTATGCAGCTATGGGTCAGGATGCGACAAAAAGAGAGTGGTTGCTGGCTATATCATGTTTTTTGGGAATATTGACAGTTTGCTGCAAAGAGTTGTTTTTTAAATCGGTTAAAGTAAAGGAGTCAAAAGATGGTTGAAGGTTTGATTATTGTTTTAGGTTTGTTGTTTTTTGGCGCTATGGGTTATACTGCCAAAAAAAGGAAAGAAGCGGCTATAGTGGAGTTGTTACCGGGGAATCATTCGCCGTCAGCGGAAAACATTGACATTTCTCATACAGTAAAAACCACCTATGATAATCTCAAAAGATTTGTGGCGGCTGTGTAATAATGGAAAATTCCGCTAATTCATTAAGGCGTTGGAAAGATGATATTGTTTTATTGATTAATGAATTCGTACAAGAAGTAAATTCTCAATACGCTAGTCTTATTACAGAACCGCTAACTGTAAATAAACGTTCATTGGACAGAATATGGTATACTTACGATAAAGAGCTTGAAAAATTCAAGAGAAAATATCTCAAAAAGTCGTCGAAAGATAAAGAAGTTAAGATTGATTATCACAAGATAACAGCGCTTTACTTGAAAGTGTTTCTTATATTTGAACCCATAAGATTGACGCATGAAGGGTTAGAGAAAAGAAAAGAAATTTCAGATATTCAATTTGAATATATTATGGATCACGCTAATGAAATATTCTGCGCTTCTCTGATAGAAGTTATCTTTAGGGGTAATGGATGGGACGACGACACAAAACGTCCAGAAAAACGATTGATGTTGTCGGATAAAGAAAAACGATGGTTGATAATATTATTAAATCATTATCGTATATACCCTGACACTATAGACGTTTTATCTTTGGCGCACACTGTTTATTATCTTGAACAAGCTCGTTTTCGTCTTCCTTAAATAAGGCTAATAATTTTCGAACCATTCTAATATGTTATATGTGTTAAAATGAAAAATGGTGAAACAGTATATACAATTTTACGTTTGATTATAGCGTTTACTTTGTGTTTATGCGGTTTTATTTTGACCGGATTAAGTAAGGAGAATTGATTATGAATGATGCGAATGCTATCGTTATGGTTTTAGAAGCAAAAAAACGCCGCAAATAAAACAAAAAATGGTCAAAATCAATTATTGTCAAAAATTCTCCGTATGCAAATTTCACGCCCTAATAATTTTAATTGAAAAGAAGATTATATAAACGCTTTGGAAGAGAAATATGAGAATATTCATTGTTACTTGAAATTCTTGAGTATTAGATGTCGTTTCTAAAAGAATAAAATAGGCGGATATTTCTATCCGCCTATGTCGTTTCTAATCTTTTAGCGATATAAGATTACTTAATCATTATCTTATGCTGCAACAGTGAAGCGCCGGCCTGTTTCACGTTAAGAATAAATATCCCTTTTGAAAGGTTATCCGTTCTCAAACCGGTAGCGTTTACGCCGTTTATCGCACTGATATTCTGTTTGCCGACCATACGACCTTGCAGGTTGTAAAGTTCGACCGAGTAATTTCCTGCGTTGAGACGAAGGTTAATCTGTCCGTTTCTTATTCCCGTAAACGCCAAAACTCCCGTCTTTTTATCCTTGACGTTGAAAATAGCGCTGCCGTTGCAATTCGGATCAAACGGATCACAGTCATCGCCCGGTCCCGGAATATCTACGTCATCAGGGTCAAAGCCCGGGGTAACTACGATTGGGTCTTCAAACGCCTGACCCGGTATAAGATTTACACTCGTAGAAACATACGGGTTAAAATTGACAGACCAATAACCGTTTCCGAGATTTTTCGGAGCAAGCCGCGGATTTCCTTTGCCTCCAGTATATTCGACATTCAATTCAGTCGCATCTATCTGCACGATAAACGAAACTTCGTCGTAATACATATTACCCGGATCATTAGAATTGTTAAGTGTAGCCGTAAGCGTAGTTCCGCTCAAATTAGCGCCGCTTACCGCGTTTGCCGTCATACGATACGTAACCGCTTCCGAAGCGGTATAGACAACCAACTCTTTCGCATCAATCTTTTGACTCAAATAATCGTAATGCGCTCTCAACTGGAATTTGGTGATACCGCCCCACCAGCCGCCCATTTCCTTTGCAGGAGAGTTAATAGGCCACATGCTGTTGTGTTCGTTGTTGTACCATGCGCCTTCGGCAATATCCGCTACGGCGTGGAACTCACGAACCATATAACCTTTTGTTTCAATGATTTTATCTATCATTTCGTTTAATCCCAAACGCACGTGAGCGTTATCGGGATATACGTAGCCGGCACCTTGTTTAGAAGGATTCCAATCACTTTTTTCAATATAGAAAGCATCAAAGTCTATTCTATACGGATGGAAGAAATCTCCCGGCATCGGAACACCGGATTTTGCTCCTCCGCGCGCAGCGGGAATTCCGTAATCTTCCAATTTTTTGTGAGACGTTTCACTATACGCGTCCATAGGATAACCGAAATACTCGCTTTTCTTTCCGACTCTGAAATATTTACCAGGGTTCTCAATACGATCATAAATTTTCTCGTTAATTTTATCGTTCGCCTGTTTCATATTTCTCTGCATATCCGTCGCATCCCAAGCACTGTAACACATAATCTTGGCGACAAATCCCGGAGACCCTTGATCAGCAGCGACATATTGGTGCGTCCAGCCGTTTCCGTATTGCGTTAACTGTGCTATATCGTACCAAGTAACCCCCGTAGCGGCGATTTTACCTTCGTTTACAATGTCCGCTCTTGAATAATCAAGGTCGGGATCATCAAGCAAATTAGATTTTTTCGTATATTTCACATACGCTTTTTTCCCGCTGGGAAGAGTAATCGTTTCGGTTCCGGCTTTCGCCGTAACGACAGGTTCTATAACCAATCTGGGACAGCCAGTACCAGATTCTCCTCCGCAAGCGTCGCCGCCTACGGGTTCGGTGGAAGGAGCGACGGCTGTCCAGTAAGGCGTAGCTTTAACCGTAACCAATTCACTTTCAAAATCAACCGTAGCCGGAACGGGCCATGCTAGTCCGGCTTGCGAAGCATTTCCCCATGTTCCGACAACCGTAAGTCCGCGTATAGCCGGAGGAATCGACGGATCATGAGAGGGAACTACCGTCGTAGGGTAAAACCATTGCCACTGGTCTGCGGCGGAAGTGTGGTCCCATGAGTGGTTAAACATTTCATGTCCGTCGGTTACCATTTTAAGCGCCAAATCCCATTCCGAATCGTCCATCATATCCACATACACGCCCCAAGACTGCTTAATTTGTTCGTATTTGGGTTCACGTCCCAGTAAATAAGCCGGAGTTACCGAATTATTAAACGGCATAGAACCTATATCGTCGTGAGTCATAGAGTATGCGCCTTTCGCGCCGTTTCTCCAAGTCGCTACAAACGGAGCCGATTCGGACGGACTGTTTCCGTCCCAACCCTTCCATTGGTAATTCACTTTACCATTGCCGGTTGCCGAAAGAGAATTGACAAGCACCCAAGGAGACGTTCCGCCTTCGGAACCAGTTTCTCCGGGTTTGTCACCCTTTGTCCAGAATTTAGTCCACCACCAAAGCGTTTTACCATTCCAAGTGCCGTACGAAACGGTATCACCCTCAAAATTTGC from Chitinispirillales bacterium includes the following:
- a CDS encoding dynamin family protein, with the protein product MKQTEVSFDEIIDNLVLNLETIKNEKLVSQQLQILSQIRSRLFSGEIHIAIIGQFNRGKSTFINKLIKKDLLPTSVLPLTAIPTEIRFGDETKAVISFADNSKKEAKEENVKEILSGFVTESANPENKLGVTRAEVFCNSEFLAGSTTIIDTPGFGSTHVHNTKATLAVLSQCDAVFFILSADLPITQMELNFIKQIIPQASRIFFVFNKIDLLSEADLAMTTDFVKKTLKSKLNIDVSGWFLCVSAKNETGMDVIKNEVIGFLKREKYFSLSEALERKLSISFKAIDEIVNSIKNRLNDELNSVENSFENLKKDFSENENFMKKISSVKKSWDSFSFFTPKIDKIKIITFELSDEKYSEISRRIINSLLLDNKRKTGDIFNGIQKDYTQKNAEILKKISAEKKNIREIEENQRELREKLNNIQKCINLYTQ
- a CDS encoding tetratricopeptide repeat protein, with the translated sequence MKKFGLTLCLCVSVLVFCCAKKNGRDVKSSADELTAPFGTIAKKTYSIGDLIAFSSMQYHHPVREMRGRFPGSRNTTTLFIETQVLYQEAQEYKKQVMNGLEWKWKEIYIPGQIYQVGVIDKNMGAADEEIYAYYKKHKNELLMEFGLGQSDSMDFNRARISIIKKLFLTKYPPSSEFSAIYPGFSEEDLKTKWFEQMAGDRAAFFRDILYKKRFGADFPKYNTKSELVGAGKLISEPELNVVMSWIAKGQNVSEDLVVAKMVSWILFADEAKSSGYVKAEGYKKLKEQFEKYEIVRHYVNEVLGDKIKSDFTPNQDFIKFAIADKMKNPSFDISQEEIENYSDTIKTEMYEAKIIEYIHQKRAKANVVLMQKDYVDIFGKSPSQIKSEADSLAANQNTERAKKLYRDLTEWYLYSPEGKNAFLELAKLQTDAKSYTESINSYRKYLLYGGANSKWCEVFFMIGYVYAEQLEKYPFAAMNYRWILQNQPGCNLSSDAEFMYLHLGEPIVDVEELRQESIRQGRE
- a CDS encoding STAS domain-containing protein; its protein translation is MQTQIEILKTDVENVNDGVIVKVKGDIDSTTSTIFSNTIFDILNYDGKINIIADLENLRYINSTGLGAFLNITKTVRFKGGVFAICNINDNIKDVIDIIGASTSLNVYKNTDEALAALMKK
- a CDS encoding ATP-binding protein, giving the protein MPSVLLSEEFDEVAFLRFLEDENFESGAELFSCFEKIVSSSRKFVILDAGAADDIPDDVLLKIFDFASKIGIKYFHKLCFVGRSRNLQKKIEVTKQSTFLKFFYNVNDAINYFYWDFCKNRDTVNIRIPADLEFVPSIRGCVSDFAELCGISKKTVFQIEMIVDELCNNAIEHGAQDECKAIEVLCSIGENKVEINVYNGYSFKAMKGKTGHEIEKSMEKWADSPNKTENDFRGRGLALVKKLSDDFEINSSFDGTWVHVVKKKGESDYANAD
- a CDS encoding ATP-binding protein, producing MSCTAKNSKCFLLSIPALEKYIPLARRYIVEVLMAYGLGSGFLYQMEIVIDELCGKISNMIKKQTTGSWLDIKFEIGGDGLLFDILEQNSSENNVICTEEGGILQEFGIGSPEICLIERYSDSAILRLRGGRITNVKITRAVKVD
- the glgB gene encoding 1,4-alpha-glucan branching protein GlgB, yielding MSADINGVLSDGDIAALCGSSVRDPFSILGMHPCDRGVSIRAVYYGAACVKVYDGKGKFIADMFHIEGTPVFTLLLEDKKKVFKYELEIYYGDGFIKRTADPYSFLPVLTDEDLYLFNEGNNRYIFEKMGSHLMSIDGVEGVHFAVWAPNAQRVAVVGDFNLWDGRAHPMRPIGSSGVWEIFIPALKEGTVYKYEIRKAGSGHLVLKADPYGISQQAFPYHGSVVSSTKNYKWSDQEWILSRQDKGQWHREPMSIYEMHLGSWKKSGRNEEGDYYNYREIAKLLVPYIKEMGYTHVEFMPVQDHPFVPSWGYQVGGFYAVNHRFGSPQDFQYLVDILHQNNIGVILDWVPGHFPKDEYALSFFDGTHLYEHSDPREGEHRDWGTLIFNYGRHEVRNFLVANAVYWISQYHIDGLRIDAVASMLYRDYSRKHGEWLPNAHGGNENLEAIGFLQQVNWVVHNSFPGVITIAEESTMFPGVTAPVEYGGLGFSFKWNMGWMHDTLDYFKQDPVNRKYHQGDLTYCLWYAFSEKFMLVLSHDEVVHGKRSLLEKMPGDDWKKFANLRLLYGFMYGHPGKKICFMGAEFGMRNEWYEKRQIDWFLLDESVNGVYHSKINKMVKDLNGFYVKNCAMWEDDISHEGFEWVDYNDRDNCVIAFVRKSKSQKKKFLFAFNFTPVIRYGYRLGISYDARFKEVFNSNAAEYGGEGLGNGSKAISTKKESSQGKEFTLEIDLPPLAFLIFEFE
- a CDS encoding T9SS type A sorting domain-containing protein, encoding MKKKLILSLSAVAAAATVVCAHLPSMYDARFQIDRERERLSNSPKTRATYSNKGTWNEATSYSGNYANFEGDTVSYGTWNGKTLWWWTKFWTKGDKPGETGSEGGTSPWVLVNSLSATGNGKVNYQWKGWDGNSPSESAPFVATWRNGAKGAYSMTHDDIGSMPFNNSVTPAYLLGREPKYEQIKQSWGVYVDMMDDSEWDLALKMVTDGHEMFNHSWDHTSAADQWQWFYPTTVVPSHDPSIPPAIRGLTVVGTWGNASQAGLAWPVPATVDFESELVTVKATPYWTAVAPSTEPVGGDACGGESGTGCPRLVIEPVVTAKAGTETITLPSGKKAYVKYTKKSNLLDDPDLDYSRADIVNEGKIAATGVTWYDIAQLTQYGNGWTHQYVAADQGSPGFVAKIMCYSAWDATDMQRNMKQANDKINEKIYDRIENPGKYFRVGKKSEYFGYPMDAYSETSHKKLEDYGIPAARGGAKSGVPMPGDFFHPYRIDFDAFYIEKSDWNPSKQGAGYVYPDNAHVRLGLNEMIDKIIETKGYMVREFHAVADIAEGAWYNNEHNSMWPINSPAKEMGGWWGGITKFQLRAHYDYLSQKIDAKELVVYTASEAVTYRMTANAVSGANLSGTTLTATLNNSNDPGNMYYDEVSFIVQIDATELNVEYTGGKGNPRLAPKNLGNGYWSVNFNPYVSTSVNLIPGQAFEDPIVVTPGFDPDDVDIPGPGDDCDPFDPNCNGSAIFNVKDKKTGVLAFTGIRNGQINLRLNAGNYSVELYNLQGRMVGKQNISAINGVNATGLRTDNLSKGIFILNVKQAGASLLQHKIMIK